One window from the genome of Acidobacteriota bacterium encodes:
- a CDS encoding TIGR00282 family metallophosphoesterase, with protein MARFLFVGDVVGKPGRRALSRLLPELIDRRRVDAVIVNVENAAGGRGVTPGVLEELAALPIDCMTTGNHAWAKREGVPLFDRMPILLRPANYPEDNPGVGVFVGELPAGTPYAVINLEGQAFMKPLPSPFTAADRLLADLDPAIRLVLVDFHAEATSEKQAMAYHLDGRVSAVLGTHTHVPTADARILEGGTALITDVGMTGPYDSVIGVRADRALKRFLLNVPSGFEVAKRDVRLAAVLVDADETTGRATKIEPLLISLD; from the coding sequence ATGGCCCGCTTTCTGTTCGTCGGCGACGTGGTCGGCAAGCCGGGGCGCCGCGCCCTGTCGCGCCTGCTACCTGAGTTGATCGACCGTCGCCGCGTCGACGCGGTGATCGTCAACGTGGAGAACGCCGCCGGGGGCAGAGGGGTGACGCCCGGTGTGCTCGAGGAGCTCGCCGCGCTGCCGATCGACTGCATGACGACCGGGAATCACGCCTGGGCGAAGCGGGAGGGCGTGCCGCTCTTCGACCGGATGCCCATCCTGCTGCGGCCGGCGAACTACCCGGAGGACAACCCCGGGGTCGGTGTCTTCGTTGGCGAACTCCCGGCGGGAACGCCGTACGCGGTGATCAACCTGGAAGGGCAGGCGTTCATGAAGCCGCTGCCCTCGCCGTTTACGGCCGCGGACAGGCTCCTGGCCGACCTCGATCCGGCGATCAGGCTGGTGCTGGTCGACTTCCACGCCGAGGCCACCAGCGAGAAGCAGGCGATGGCCTACCACCTCGACGGCAGGGTCAGCGCGGTGCTCGGCACCCACACCCACGTCCCGACCGCCGACGCCCGAATCCTCGAGGGCGGCACGGCGCTGATCACCGACGTGGGCATGACCGGACCGTACGACTCGGTGATCGGCGTGCGGGCCGATCGTGCGCTGAAGCGGTTCCTGCTCAACGTGCCCTCTGGCTTCGAGGTCGCCAAGCGGGACGTCCGGCTCGCCGCCGTCCTGGTGGACGCGGATGAGACGACCGGTCGCGCGACGAAGATCGAGCCTCTGCTGATCAGCCTGGACTGA
- the rny gene encoding ribonuclease Y yields the protein MTGTTLIAVAVAAGTLVTAWLLWSLVGRRRAARLIGEARRQADSLIEETERECAAKGRELELAAKEEVLSLRTEFERSSAEQRKRLEEREREVGESLAGAREETARLEQLGRELEERERTVTEAERRLDAERTELSEGLQNVRRQLERVSGLTVQQAREELSHSLEHEVRMESAHLAKRIEDEARESAQREAQRIISLAIERSASDYVSETTVSVVMLPNDEMKGRIIGREGRNIRTLELTTGVDLIVDDTPEAVILSGFDPYRREIARVTLERLIADGRIHPARIEEVAAKVESEFEDRVQREGREALLELNLSGLHPELVTLLGRLRFRTSYGQNVLQHSKEVAFLAGAMAGELKADVHVAKRAGLVHDIGKAVDREIDGTHLEIGIDLLRRHGESEEVVHAMACHHGDYDPETVEAVLVTAADAVSAARPGARREILESYVKRLKKLEELAADFKGVQKSYAIQAGREVRVIVDCKEISDEQAVWLSRDVARRIEGELTYPGQIKVTVIRESRSIEYAR from the coding sequence ATGACCGGAACTACTCTGATTGCCGTCGCGGTCGCGGCGGGTACTCTCGTTACAGCCTGGCTGCTCTGGAGCCTAGTCGGTCGGCGTAGGGCGGCGAGACTGATTGGGGAGGCGCGCCGTCAGGCGGACAGCCTCATCGAAGAAACCGAACGCGAGTGCGCCGCCAAGGGGCGGGAACTGGAACTCGCGGCGAAGGAGGAGGTCCTTTCGCTGCGTACCGAGTTCGAGCGCTCGTCGGCCGAGCAGAGGAAGAGGCTCGAAGAGCGCGAACGGGAAGTGGGCGAAAGCCTCGCCGGGGCCCGCGAGGAAACGGCCCGGCTGGAGCAGCTTGGCCGGGAACTCGAGGAGCGCGAACGGACGGTCACCGAGGCGGAGCGGCGGCTCGACGCCGAGCGCACCGAGCTTTCGGAGGGGCTGCAGAACGTCCGCCGCCAACTGGAACGCGTGTCCGGCCTCACCGTCCAGCAGGCGCGGGAGGAACTGAGCCACAGTCTGGAGCACGAGGTGCGGATGGAGTCCGCGCACCTCGCCAAGCGGATCGAGGACGAAGCCCGGGAGTCGGCACAGCGGGAGGCACAGCGGATCATTAGCCTCGCGATCGAACGCTCGGCTTCGGACTACGTCTCGGAGACGACCGTGTCGGTCGTCATGCTGCCGAACGACGAGATGAAGGGTCGGATCATCGGCCGCGAGGGGCGGAACATCCGGACCCTGGAGCTGACCACGGGCGTCGACCTGATCGTGGACGACACGCCGGAGGCGGTGATTCTCTCCGGCTTCGACCCGTATCGGCGGGAGATTGCGCGGGTCACCCTGGAGCGCCTGATCGCGGACGGCCGAATTCACCCGGCCCGGATCGAGGAGGTTGCGGCCAAGGTCGAATCCGAGTTCGAGGACAGGGTCCAGCGCGAGGGTCGCGAGGCGCTGCTGGAACTGAACCTGTCTGGGCTCCACCCGGAACTCGTCACGTTGCTCGGGCGCCTGCGCTTCCGCACCTCCTACGGCCAGAACGTGTTGCAGCACAGCAAGGAGGTCGCCTTCCTGGCGGGTGCGATGGCGGGCGAGTTGAAGGCGGACGTGCATGTCGCCAAGCGGGCCGGACTGGTGCACGACATCGGCAAGGCGGTGGACCGCGAGATCGACGGCACGCACCTCGAGATCGGCATCGACCTCCTCCGCCGGCACGGCGAGAGCGAAGAGGTCGTCCACGCCATGGCATGCCACCACGGGGACTACGACCCGGAGACGGTCGAAGCGGTGCTGGTGACGGCCGCCGACGCCGTGTCCGCGGCGCGGCCGGGAGCCCGGAGGGAGATCCTCGAGAGCTACGTGAAGCGCCTGAAGAAACTGGAGGAGCTTGCCGCCGACTTCAAGGGCGTGCAGAAGAGCTACGCGATCCAGGCCGGCCGTGAAGTCCGTGTGATCGTCGACTGCAAGGAGATCAGCGACGAGCAGGCTGTCTGGTTGAGCCGCGACGTGGCGCGGAGGATCGAGGGCGAGCTCACCTATCCGGGCCAGATCAAGGTCACCGTGATCCGGGAGTCACGGTCGATCGAGTACGCGCGCTGA
- a CDS encoding cell division protein ZapA, whose protein sequence is MAESERQEDVAATVVVEIFGVSYTLREDGATGAERIRELARKVDRKMREVADHSPNLEPDKIAILAALNLANESPRGGDEAEDGRFVEMVERVSSLTSELEAALDS, encoded by the coding sequence GTGGCCGAAAGCGAACGCCAGGAAGATGTTGCGGCCACCGTGGTGGTCGAGATCTTCGGCGTTTCCTACACCCTCCGGGAAGACGGAGCGACGGGTGCCGAGCGCATCCGGGAGCTTGCCCGCAAGGTGGACCGCAAGATGCGGGAGGTGGCCGATCACTCGCCCAATCTGGAACCGGACAAGATCGCCATCCTTGCCGCCCTGAATCTCGCCAACGAGTCGCCGCGTGGTGGCGACGAGGCGGAAGACGGGCGGTTCGTGGAGATGGTTGAGCGTGTGTCCAGCCTGACCTCCGAACTCGAGGCGGCGCTCGATTCCTGA